The Glycine soja cultivar W05 chromosome 6, ASM419377v2, whole genome shotgun sequence genome has a window encoding:
- the LOC114415548 gene encoding probable pectinesterase/pectinesterase inhibitor 34, with protein MEYGRLGPSDPGGSSRLNNVPPTSSGRKKIVLLSLFSVLLIAASAVTAVVVRSRIQQNTRAHETRLGKPTQAISRTCSKTRFKTLCVKSLLDFPGSEEASEKDLVHISFNVTLQHFSKALYSSAAMSYTAMDPRVRAAYDDCLELLDDSVDALARSLNTVSVGAVGSANDDVLTWLSAALTNQDTCAEGFTDAVGTVKDHMSSNLRDLSELVSNCLAIFSGAGAGDDFAGVPIQNRRRLMEMREDNFPTWLSRRDRKLLILPLSQIQADIVVSKDGNGTVKTIAEAIKKVPEYSSRRIIIYVRAGRYEEENLKLGRKKTNVMFIGDGKGKTVITGGRNYYQNLTTFHTASFAASGSGFIAKDMTFENYAGPGRHQAVALRVGADHAVVYRCNIIGYQDTMYVHSNRQFYRECDIYGTVDFIFGNAAVVFQNCTLWARKPMAQQKNTITAQNRKDPNQNTGISIHNCRIMATPDLEASKGSYPTYLGRPWKLYARTVYMLSYIGDHVHPRGWLEWNTSSFALDTCYYGEYMNYGPGSGLGQRVNWAGYRVINSTVEASRFTVGQFISGSSWLPSTGVAFIAGLST; from the exons ATGGAGTATGGAAGGTTGGGACCCTCTGATCCTGGTGGCTCCTCGCGCCTCAACAACGTTCCTCCGACATCTTCCGGGAGGAAGAAGATTGTCTTGCTTTCACTCTTTAGCGTCTTGTTAATAGCCGCGTCTGCTGTAACTGCAGTTGTCGTCCGCTCTCGTATTCAACAAAATACGAGAGCCCATGAGACTAGGCTCGGAAAGCCCACTCAAGCGATTTCACGCACGTGCAGCAAGACACGCTTTAAGACCTTGTGTGTCAAATCGCTTTTAGACTTTCCGGGATCTGAAGAGGCGTCAGAGAAGGACCTCGTCCACATTTCCTTCAACGTCACGCTGCAGCACTTCTCCAAGGCTCTGTACTCCTCCGCGGCCATGTCCTACACCGCCATGGATCCCCGCGTCCGCGCCGCCTACGACGACTGCCTCGAGCTCCTCGACGACTCCGTCGACGCCCTCGCCCGCTCCCTCAACACAGTCTCCGTCGGTGCCGTCGGCTCCGCCAACGACGACGTGCTGACGTGGCTCAGCGCCGCCCTCACCAACCAGGACACCTGCGCGGAGGGTTTTACTGACGCCGTCGGCACAGTGAAGGACCATATGTCCAGCAACCTCAGGGACTTATCCGAGCTCGTGAGCAATTGTCTCGCGATATTCTCCGGCGCCGGTGCCGGCGACGACTTCGCCGGCGTCCCCATTCAGAATAGGAGGCGGTTAATGGAAATGCGAGAGGATAATTTCCCGACATGGTTGAGTCGACGAGATAGGAAATTGCTGATCTTGCCTCTGTCGCAGATACAAGCAGATATTGTGGTTTCCAAAGACGGTAACGGAACCGTTAAGACCATCGCCGAGGCCATTAAGAAGGTGCCGGAATATAGTTCACGCCGCATTATTATCTACGTCAGGGCAGGAAG gtATGAAGAAGAGAATTTAAAGTTGGGGAGGAAGAAAACAAATGTGATGTTCATAGGGGACGGGAAGGGCAAAACCGTCATCACGGGCGGAAGAAATTATTACCAGAATCTGACCACATTTCACACCGCGTCCTTCG CTGCTAGTGGTTCTGGTTTCATCGCAAAAGACATGACTTTCGAGAACTACGCCGGGCCGGGGAGGCACCAGGCGGTGGCCCTCCGCGTCGGAGCAGACCACGCGGTGGTGTACCGCTGCAACATCATCGGATACCAGGACACAATGTATGTTCACTCGAACCGTCAATTTTACCGAGAATGCGACATTTACGGAACCGTGGACTTCATATTCGGCAACGCCGCGGTGGTGTTCCAAAACTGCACCCTCTGGGCCCGAAAGCCCATGGCCCAACAGAAGAACACCATCACGGCCCAAAACCGAAAGGACCCGAATCAGAACACGGGCATTTCGATCCACAATTGTAGGATCATGGCCACGCCGGATCTTGAAGCATCCAAGGGTAGCTACCCCACTTATCTGGGCCGTCCCTGGAAACTTTACGCTAGAACTGTTTACATGCTATCTTACATAGGGGATCACGTGCATCCACGTGGGTGGCTCGAGTGGAACACTTCCTCCTTTGCTTTAGACACGTGTTATTATGGTGAATACATGAATTATGGGCCGGGTTCAGGTCTGGGCCAACGGGTTAATTGGGCCGGGTATCGGGTTATCAATTCGACGGTGGAAGCTTCTAGATTTACGGTGGGCCAATTCATATCGGGCTCGTCATGGTTGCCCTCTACTGGAGTGGCATTCATTGCTGGCTTATCAACCTGA